Below is a genomic region from Mesorhizobium sp. NZP2298.
TAGCACTTTTGGCTGCGGATTCTGGTAACGCGCCTTCCGAACGCCTAAAGAGGTGAGCTTCGCGGACTACAATCGCTTCAGTGAGATTCGGTGGTTTCTATGGTTGGGCAAGGAGGCGCTGGAGCTTCGGTATCTTCAGGGGCGGGTTTCCAGGCCCGTGTTGCGGCCTACTCGATACTTTCGTCGATCTGTGAGATCGAGACAGAATTCGGGGCGGCCAGTTCCATAGCACAAGTCGGCTTCGAGACTCGGACGAGTATTGACGACCTCAACCTGCTCTTTCGCAACGGTTCTCGCAGCTACATTCAAGCTAAGGCTACCGTCGACTTCTCGCTCGCCACCGGCGAGTTGAGGTCCGTGTTCCAGCAGTTCGAGCAGCAAGACGCTGCGGGCGACAACAACGAGCGCTTCCTGCTCGTCACCAGCAGTCGAGCCTCGAAGAAGGTCACGTTCGACCTGCGTGCCGCGCTAGAGGGTTTTCGAAGCTCGCAAGCAGGAGATTTCTTCAGAGACCAACCGAAAGTCCTGACAGATATCATAGCGGATCTTCGCATTGCGCTGACCGAACTGCGAAATGCCGCCGACCGCGAGGACGACCCAGCTGCGGTCGACCGCATCATTCGAAAGAGTGGCGTGGTGGTGCTCGACGTCGAAGCCAAAGATACACTCGAGCAGGCTATTATCCTCGTCCTGCAAGCCAAGGGCTACGCCGCTCCCTCCGGAGTCTGGGGCAAGGCTGTAGCGGACTGCGTAACGTACGCGAAGCAGCGCCGAACCATTACAATCGAGGAAATTTCGAAGACGTTCGAACGATTTCAGGTGCCCGTCGCGGAGCTTTCACAGGCCGCGGCCGACGACATTCTCAAGATTGAGCTCGGCGAGATGGAGGCCGCGAGCGGCAGAGAAGTGGTGCTGCTCAGGACGATAGATGAAGCGCTTGGTCCAGTTGGACGCAACATCATCATGGAATTCTTCCGCTTCGACGGTAACTGCGATGAACGGCTCGATTTTGACACCACTCCGTTCACGCTGCCAAACGGTCTGCAATTCGAAGTCTTGCTCCGGGCAGCCACGGAGCAAGGCATCGCTCGGCTAATAAACGAGCACTTGGAACTGGTCGGCGATCAGCCGATCGTCATGATGCGACTCAACTCCGACACCGATCCGGACGCCGAGCCTTGCGCGATCGCTCAACGCGAAAGGCTGCGCAACGCGATTAAACAGAATGAGCACCCGCTTCTCTGCCTGCACTGCGGCCAGACCGTCGCAGAACCTCTGGCAGCCTTCGTGGAAATCGGCCACTTCCTCAACCCTGTCGTCGGATTGGTCCATAGCGCGTGCTTGAAGCCCGTGGACCGTGTCATCGGCGGAGCTAAGTCGCCTTTCAGCGAAGAGCACCCAGAACTCGTCAATTTCGATGCCAACGCCTGGTTCCGCGCCGTGAATGGCGGGCAGCGGGCGTTCGACAACCTAAACCTGTTGCGAGCGGGGCCTGTCGCGCACATGGGATGGGGCGGCCGCATTGCCCGCGGCCCTGCCGGCCAATTCCTCGTCGAGGTTCTTCTGAAGGATGGCGGGTCGGAGATCGTGACCCAGCGGAACACCTTGCATCGCTTCTCCAAAAGGGAGGCCGAAGAGTTCGTTGCAAGGCTTAACATCATGTTCAAGGAGAAGAGCGATGCAGGCGACCCTTTCTGCTACACCGACCAGTCGAAAGGCTTTGGTCCGCGATCCATACTGATCGAGCAATTCGGCGCCAGGGAGAAGCGCCGCGAGGTAGCGTCGGCACAGGTTCGCCAATTCGAGCAGCGTTTGGTTGCCCCGTACAGCCGGCCGGGGCAGTGGTATGCGCCGGTCCTTTCACTAAGATATTCGTCGTCAGGCGATCCTGTCGCGCTGGGCGGCGCCGTGATACTTCTGACGGACCCTCTGGCCCTAAAAGACCATCTCAACAACTGGAGGGAAGCCGGCTTCGAGGTGACGGACTACGAACTCGTTAGCGTCCTCACCGACGCCGATTTCGATGATTTCATGCGTTGGGTCGAGGATCATGGCCATTTTGCGGTTGTCGACGCCTTGCTCGACCCCGGTACCGGTATGCTCGCGTCAGGTGTCCTTTTAAGGTCTATCGAAAGCATAGGAGGCGACCTGCCCACCCCCTGAATCAACAGTCGTCGGTGGGAGTACGGCGAGACATCACGAAGGGCGGGCCCGCTGTGCCCCACCTCAACTCGGCCAAAAGTGTCTCAAGTCTTGTTGCAATCCCACGCTAACTAGCGGATGCCCGGGGGCATCGCGGACCGTTCGACTGGCACCCGGACGGGCGACACACCGGCGGCCTTGGAAGTCTGTTCTTGGCGCAACCGAGACCTCAGCGTAGGCACCAGTATGTCCGCCTTTGGCAGGCGGTCCAGTCTGACGGAATGACCGATATGCGGCGCATTGCTGACCAACAGCGTACCCGATACGGGTTGGAGGTCAGTCATGTTCTATCGCGCCTTCCTCCCTGGCTCGTCGATCAGCTTGAGCCGGGGCTGTTGTTCGACGAGACCCCCGACCTCCTCCGCCGACAGCGTTCCCTTGATGAGAACGGCCTCCGCGATCCGCTCGACCTCCTGCCGATGCCCCTTGACGATCTTCGTCGCCCGGGCGAACTGATCGGCCAGCACCTTGTCGACGCGGGCGTGCAGGTAACGGTCGAGCCGCAGGGCGCTGAACAGTTCGTCTTCGTCCTCGGAAGCGAGATAGGCGAAACCCTCGCCGAGGCCGTAGGAGGCCTCGAACGTGAGCGCCGACAGCGTCGCGCTGTGGAGATCGGACCCTGGCGCACCGCCCCCGCCCGCCGAGCGGTCTCCCAGCATGACTTCCTCAGCCACGAGACCGCCCAGCCTGACGGCGATGTCGTCGAGCAGCTGCGTCCGCGTGCGTTCCCGCACGGGATGTCCCTTGAAGAACACCCCGCCGCCGTCTTGGAGTTCGGACACGTTCGGCGCAATGGTGCTGGCGACGGAAACCGACACGATCTCCCCTGCGTTGAGGACAAGAGCGACGACGGCATGTCCGGCCTCGTGGAACGCCGCTCTTCGGCGAACCTCCTCGGGGATGGCGACCGAAACAGGCAGCCCGGCGGATAGGTCGCCGAGCGTCAAATCCCGTCGCTGCCGCCGCGCGACGCGCCTGCCCTGCCGCACCAGCTGCTCGAGCGAGGCGCCATTCCAGCCTGCGGTCGCCGCGGCAATGCCGGACAGGTCGGTCTCGCCAAGCAGGCCCTGCAGGTGCCAGCGAAGGATGCCTTCACGACCCTGCTGATCCGGCAACGGGATATGGACATGCCTGTCGAGCCGCCCGGCGCGGATAAGCGCCGCGTCGAGCCTGTGAGGATGGTTACAAGCACCGACCACGATCACACCCTCACGGCCGTCAGCTCCATCAATGCATTCGAGCAGCGCGGCCACCACCTCCGTGCAGTACTGGGCGTTGTGGTCGCTGAATTTCTCGCGATCGCCCACGGCGTCGATTTCATCGATGAAAATGATCGACGGCGCGTTCTTCCTCGCCTCGTCGAAAGCTGCTCGCATGGCCTTCAACAGGTCCCCGAGATGCCCCTTGGCTTGCCAGCGACCGAGCGAACCGAGGACGAGGTGGACGTCGCAGGTCCGCGCCAGCGCGCCTG
It encodes:
- a CDS encoding AAA family ATPase produces the protein MIRYETVEKPTGSNQTAFRRKLFRSLPRFLAYCAIIRSCRPHWQFQDFKPIVLGLVLPDGADVVLYEEAVRYAAHGPAIVTHGGLDNTEVLLRTFERKRSTDDPDLCNALARKSRVILMVDNAAAVPETFGLAADAVIEVGPVLPRHIIAGARLCLGLSVTPEQADFIATVPVPIIGSALRKGRPVAKAVEMMKRSVAPKPKQVSGPTLDDLHGLGEAGEWGRELATDLADWGAGKIGWQDVDRGILLSGPPGTGKTTFAGALARTCDVHLVLGSLGRWQAKGHLGDLLKAMRAAFDEARKNAPSIIFIDEIDAVGDREKFSDHNAQYCTEVVAALLECIDGADGREGVIVVGACNHPHRLDAALIRAGRLDRHVHIPLPDQQGREGILRWHLQGLLGETDLSGIAAATAGWNGASLEQLVRQGRRVARRQRRDLTLGDLSAGLPVSVAIPEEVRRRAAFHEAGHAVVALVLNAGEIVSVSVASTIAPNVSELQDGGGVFFKGHPVRERTRTQLLDDIAVRLGGLVAEEVMLGDRSAGGGGAPGSDLHSATLSALTFEASYGLGEGFAYLASEDEDELFSALRLDRYLHARVDKVLADQFARATKIVKGHRQEVERIAEAVLIKGTLSAEEVGGLVEQQPRLKLIDEPGRKAR